In Janthinobacterium rivuli, a single genomic region encodes these proteins:
- the recJ gene encoding single-stranded-DNA-specific exonuclease RecJ encodes MTRTRIATRPCPYRESELLRQGGIHPVLARLYASRGLSDAAELSSELAALMPPSGLLHIGAAGVFLADAIAAKKRMVIVADYDCDGATACAVAIRGLRAMGADVDFIVPNRFEYGYGLTPEIVELTAREKSPDIIITVDNGIASIDGVAEANRRGIQVVVTDHHLPADTLPDAAVIVNPNQPACGFPSKHLAGVGVVFYVLLALRAEMRQRGIYDQKTQPPLQNLLDLVALGTVADVVRLDTNNRILVAQGLKRMRKGNMHAGVAALFRVAGREARSATPFDLGFALGPRLNAAGRLQDMSLGIECLVTDDEGRAWALAQQLNDINLKRREIEAEMQDTALLHLDDFEPANSSTISVFDESWHQGVIGIVASRLKEKFYRPTITFAPGADGWIKGSGRSIPGFHLRDALDLVSKRAPSLIDKFGGHAMAAGLTIRADAFDAFSKAFEAVGQAWLSQQQLERVVETDGPLEDAYYTTAFIDLMDGQVWGQGFAPPVFCDEFRVVSQRILKERHLKLLLEKNGVRFDAIWFGHTDALGERTRVAFRLDANEYNGTTKVQLMVEHAEPV; translated from the coding sequence ATGACCCGTACCCGCATCGCCACCCGCCCCTGCCCCTACCGCGAATCCGAACTGCTGCGCCAGGGCGGCATCCACCCCGTGCTGGCCCGCCTGTACGCGTCGCGCGGCCTGTCCGACGCGGCAGAACTGTCGAGCGAACTGGCGGCCCTGATGCCGCCGTCCGGCCTGCTGCACATCGGCGCGGCCGGCGTCTTCCTGGCCGACGCCATTGCCGCCAAGAAACGCATGGTCATCGTGGCCGACTACGATTGCGACGGCGCCACCGCTTGCGCCGTGGCCATCCGCGGCTTGCGCGCCATGGGCGCCGACGTCGATTTCATCGTGCCCAACCGTTTTGAGTACGGCTACGGCCTGACGCCGGAAATCGTCGAACTGACGGCCCGCGAAAAGTCGCCCGACATCATCATCACCGTCGACAACGGCATCGCCAGCATCGATGGCGTGGCCGAAGCGAACCGGCGCGGCATCCAGGTGGTCGTCACCGACCACCATTTACCGGCCGACACCCTGCCCGACGCGGCCGTCATCGTCAACCCGAACCAGCCCGCCTGCGGTTTTCCGTCGAAGCACCTGGCGGGCGTGGGCGTCGTGTTCTACGTCTTGCTGGCCCTGCGCGCGGAAATGCGCCAAAGAGGGATTTACGACCAGAAAACCCAGCCGCCCCTGCAAAACCTGCTCGACCTGGTGGCGCTGGGCACGGTGGCCGACGTGGTGCGCCTCGATACGAACAACCGCATCCTCGTCGCCCAAGGCCTCAAACGCATGCGCAAGGGCAATATGCACGCGGGCGTGGCAGCCCTGTTCCGCGTGGCGGGCCGCGAAGCGCGCAGCGCCACGCCGTTCGACCTGGGCTTTGCCCTGGGACCCCGCCTGAATGCGGCCGGCCGCCTGCAAGACATGTCACTGGGCATCGAATGCCTGGTCACGGACGACGAAGGCCGTGCCTGGGCGCTGGCACAGCAACTGAACGACATCAATCTGAAGCGCCGCGAAATCGAGGCGGAAATGCAGGATACGGCCTTGCTGCACCTCGACGACTTCGAGCCGGCCAACAGCAGCACCATCAGCGTCTTCGATGAGTCGTGGCACCAGGGTGTGATCGGCATCGTGGCATCGCGCCTGAAAGAAAAATTCTACCGCCCGACCATCACGTTCGCGCCCGGCGCCGATGGCTGGATCAAGGGTTCGGGCCGCTCGATCCCCGGCTTCCACTTGCGCGACGCGCTCGACCTCGTGTCGAAACGGGCGCCCAGCCTGATCGACAAGTTCGGCGGCCACGCCATGGCGGCCGGCTTGACCATTCGCGCCGACGCTTTCGACGCCTTTTCCAAGGCTTTCGAAGCCGTGGGCCAGGCCTGGCTCAGCCAGCAACAGCTGGAACGGGTCGTGGAAACGGACGGCCCGCTGGAAGACGCCTACTACACGACGGCCTTCATCGATCTGATGGATGGCCAGGTGTGGGGCCAGGGCTTCGCCCCGCCCGTCTTCTGCGATGAATTCCGCGTCGTCAGCCAGCGCATCTTAAAAGAACGCCACTTGAAACTGCTGCTGGAAAAAAACGGCGTGCGTTTTGATGCCATCTGGTTCGGGCATACGGACGCCTTGGGCGAACGCACGCGGGTGGCGTTCCGGCTTGATGCGAATGAATACAATGGCACCACGAAAGTTCAGCTGATGGTGGAGCATGCGGAACCTGTCTGA
- the fos gene encoding fosfomycin resistance glutathione transferase — translation MLTGLNHLTLSVRDLARSVAFYRDMLGLRLHARWDRGAYLSAGDLWLCLSLDGQGTAALASPAYTHYAFSISQHDFPAFAARLRAAGVPEWQQNRSAGDSLYFLDPDGHQLEAHTGSLAQRLAACRAAPYQGMVFED, via the coding sequence ATGTTGACCGGCCTGAACCACCTCACCCTGTCCGTGCGCGACCTGGCGCGCAGCGTCGCCTTTTACCGCGACATGCTGGGCCTGCGCCTGCATGCCCGCTGGGACAGGGGCGCGTATCTGTCGGCCGGGGATTTGTGGCTGTGCCTGTCGCTGGACGGGCAAGGCACGGCTGCGCTGGCCAGCCCCGCCTACACGCATTACGCGTTTTCCATTTCCCAGCACGACTTCCCCGCCTTCGCCGCCCGCCTGCGCGCCGCCGGCGTGCCCGAATGGCAGCAAAACCGCAGCGCCGGCGATTCCCTGTATTTTCTCGATCCGGACGGCCACCAGCTGGAAGCCCATACGGGCAGTCTGGCGCAGCGGCTGGCCGCCTGCCGCGCAGCGCCGTACCAGGGCATGGTGTTCGAGGATTGA